CCAGCCAGCGCGACAGCCAGCGGTGCAGCGATTTGGGGCGCTGCCCGGGCATCAGTCGCTCCGCGGTTCGAGCACGTAGCCCATGCCGCGCACGGTGTGCAGCAGTTTCTTGTCGAAGGGTTCGTCGACCTTTCCGCGCAGGCGGCGGATCGCGACTTCAACCACGTTGGTGTTGCTGTTGAAGTTGATGTCCCACACCTGTTCGGCCAGTTCCAGTCGCGACAGGACTTCGCCCTGCTTGCGCATCAGCAGGGCCAGCAGGGTGAATTCCTTGGCGGTCAGGTCCAGCCGCACCCCGTCGCGGCTGGCGCGCCGGCGCAGCAGGTCCAGTTCCAGCCCGTCGATGCGCAGCACGTTCTGGGCAATGGTCTCGGTCTGGCCGTGGCCGCTGCGTCGGCCCAGCGCCAGCACGCGAGCCAGCAGTTCCGACAGGGCGAAAGGCTTGGCCAGGTAGTCGTCGGCGCCGTCGCGCAGGCCCTTGACCCGGTCTTCGAGCTTATCGCGCGCGGTCAGCATCAGGACCGGGACGCGGCTGGTCTTGCGGATCTCGGCCAGCACCGAAAAGCCGTCCATGGCGGGCAGCATCACGTCCAGCAGGACTAGGTCGTACTGGCTTTCACGCACCAGATGCAGTCCGGTGACGCCGTCCTGGGCCACATCGACCACGTAGTTGTGTTCGGTCAGCGCTCGCCGCAAGTACTCGGCGAGTTTTTTTTCGTCTTCGATTACGAGTACTTTCATGTCAGCGGAAATAAAAAGAGTGCGCGGAAGTCCTCGGATGCTGCGTCTATTCTAGGCGGAATCGTTCTGCGGGAATAAACGCAAACAGGGCGGCCCAGCCGCCCTGTGCAGCGCTGGCGGGCACGCGGAGCGCGTGCGCCACGGGCCCGGCGCTCAGCCCGGGGTGTAGATCTCGTCCAGGCGGGCGCGTTCGGCCGGCGTCATGGCTTCCAGCTCCGCCATGGCATCGGCGCGGGTGCGGGAGGTGCCTTGCTTGGCCCAGCCCGGCTTGGCGGCGTTCAGATTGGTCAGGAACCACTGCTTAGGGTCGGACTTGGCCACGGCCAGTTCGGTCTTTACTTCGTCGCGCGTCTTGCCGCTGGCGGCGTGATCCGGCGCGATGGCGTAGCCGATCTCGGTGTTGGTCTGGTGCCAGGTGCTGGATGCGCTGGCGGCAAAGGGAAGGGCCAGGGCGGAACCCAGGGCGAGGACAGCGGAAATGGTTTTGATCTTCATGGATATCTCCCAGGTTGAGCGCGGCGCCGGTCGCGGTGTTGCGTCAGGCGCATACACGCTGTTTGTGTAGCGACGGTGACACTCTACGGACCCATGCCCGTCAATTCGCCGACGCCCTGATTACGTTTTCGTAAGGCCGCGAACCTTACGGAAATGTCATTTTTCTGTCGCTCGATTGACGAACCCGCCTGGATACATTGCCGGCTCGCCCTTTTCTTGGTTGAACCATGCATGTATCCGTCCTGCCGCTGACCCTGGCGGCCCTGATGATTGCCGCGTCTGCTTCTGCGTCCGCCCAGGACGCGGCCGCGGCCCGAATGCCTGCGCCGGCGCAGCAGAGCCAGAATGGCGGCGTGCTGACGCTGGAGCGCGCCCTGGCCGCGGCGCTCGAGCGCAATCCCGGATTTTCCGCGGCGAAGAATGAGGCCGCGGCGAGCGAGGGCCTGCTCAAGCAGGCGGGCGTGCTGCCCAACCCTTCCATCGACGTGAGCGTGGACGACACGCAATCGGCCACGCGCACCACTACCGCCATGTTGAACGTCCCGCTGGAAACCGGCGGTAAGCGCGCCGCGCGGGTCAAGGCGGCGGGGCTGTCCAGGGACCTGGCGCGCCAGGGCGTGGCGGACACTCGGGCCGGCCTGCGGGCGGCGGTCATTGCGGCCTACTTCGACGTGGCGGTGGCGCAGGAGTCCGTGCGCGTGACGCGCGGCACCGTGGATATCGCCAGCGGCGCCTTGCGGCTGGCGGAGAGGCGCGTGGCCGCCGGCAAGGCGCCGCCGCTGGAGGGCAGCAAGGCCCAGGTCGCCCTGGCCAATGCGCGCATCGAGGCGCGCGCGGCCGAGGCTGCGCTGCTGGGCGCGCGCCGCAAGCTCGGCCTGCTCTGGGGCGAACCGGAGCCGGCCTTTGCCAGCGTGGGCGCGGATCTGAACGCACTGCCGGAACGGGCGTCGATAGACGAGCTGCGGGCAGGCCTGGCCGCATCGCCCAGGATGGAGGGCGGCAAGCTTGCCGTCGACCTGGGGCAGGCGCAGCTGGAGGTCGAGAAGAGCAAGCGCTATCCCGACATTACGCTGAGCGCTGGCGTGGCCCGCGACAACGAAGCGGGCCGCGACAAGGCCCAGCTCGGCGTGTCCATTCCGCTGCCGATCTTCGACCGCAACCAGGGCAATGTCTACGCCGCCACCATGCAGGCGTACAAGGCACAGGACCAGTACCGCGAGCTGGAGTCCGGCCTGATGGGAGAGCTGCTGCAGGCCGTGACCCGTTTCGATCTGGCGGCGGGCTCCGCGCGCGAGTACCGCAGCGCGGTCCTGCCTGGCGCCACCCAGGCCTATGAAGCTGCGCGTAAAGGCTTCGAGGCGGGGAAGTTCGGCTTTCTGGAAGTGCTGGACGCGCAGCGCAC
The sequence above is drawn from the Achromobacter xylosoxidans genome and encodes:
- a CDS encoding heavy metal response regulator transcription factor, with protein sequence MKVLVIEDEKKLAEYLRRALTEHNYVVDVAQDGVTGLHLVRESQYDLVLLDVMLPAMDGFSVLAEIRKTSRVPVLMLTARDKLEDRVKGLRDGADDYLAKPFALSELLARVLALGRRSGHGQTETIAQNVLRIDGLELDLLRRRASRDGVRLDLTAKEFTLLALLMRKQGEVLSRLELAEQVWDINFNSNTNVVEVAIRRLRGKVDEPFDKKLLHTVRGMGYVLEPRSD
- a CDS encoding DUF4148 domain-containing protein, with the protein product MKIKTISAVLALGSALALPFAASASSTWHQTNTEIGYAIAPDHAASGKTRDEVKTELAVAKSDPKQWFLTNLNAAKPGWAKQGTSRTRADAMAELEAMTPAERARLDEIYTPG
- a CDS encoding TolC family protein → MHVSVLPLTLAALMIAASASASAQDAAAARMPAPAQQSQNGGVLTLERALAAALERNPGFSAAKNEAAASEGLLKQAGVLPNPSIDVSVDDTQSATRTTTAMLNVPLETGGKRAARVKAAGLSRDLARQGVADTRAGLRAAVIAAYFDVAVAQESVRVTRGTVDIASGALRLAERRVAAGKAPPLEGSKAQVALANARIEARAAEAALLGARRKLGLLWGEPEPAFASVGADLNALPERASIDELRAGLAASPRMEGGKLAVDLGQAQLEVEKSKRYPDITLSAGVARDNEAGRDKAQLGVSIPLPIFDRNQGNVYAATMQAYKAQDQYRELESGLMGELLQAVTRFDLAAGSAREYRSAVLPGATQAYEAARKGFEAGKFGFLEVLDAQRTLSDGNIAYLTVLASVYQASADIDRILGR